The DNA sequence TCCATCCTGTGGTAAGGGAGTATCGCTCTGGTCAAAATACGAAAAAATCGACGAATGCCGCTCACTTGCGATGCCAGTACCCGTATCCTCAACGTAAATCGATACTTCCTTTTCTGCTACTCGCGCCTTTACGGTAATCGTGCCCGCTTCCGTATGCTTGATTGCATTGTGCACCAGATTGTACATGATTTGCCGAAGTCGGTTTTCGTCTGCCATCACCCTGACATTGGACCCGATCTGATTAACCAGACGCACTGATTTGCCTACCAACTCGAATTGCAGCACATCAAATACCATTTGCGTCACCACTTTAACATCCACAGTCGTCGTTGAGAGACGCAGTTCGCCATGCTTCAGACGTGTGACATCAATCAAATCGTGTATCAGCATCGACAACTTGATCGATGTATCCCTGATCAGCCATACGTTTTGTTGTTGTTCACTCGACAGAGGATTCTCTTCATCCTCTAGCAGATAGGCGGTAATATTTTGAATGCCATGCAAGGGTGTTTTCATTTCATGTGATGTATAGGTCAGAAATTCATCCTTTAGCTGGTTGGACACGGAAAGCTGATGAGACAAGATCTCCGTTTTTTCATACGCACTCGTAAATCGAACCGCCAATAATAGATTTAAACAAGTAATAAAGCCGATCACTGCCGTTTTTCCCATCAAATCGGTCGGAACGATGTTCTCTGTATACAAGATGCCATCCGTCAGGACAACGAGCATGCACAGACTTGCACCAATGAACAGCACCATTTCCTTTTTCTTCGCGGGATCTCGTCTGCTCAGGTTGTACAAATAAAGCATGCGACCAAGTATGTAAAAAAGAATGATTTCCATACAGACCAGGTAGATGTATTCGTACTCACTGTGTACTGGATACGGAAGGACAAGGATCGCCAGGATGTATACGAATAAGGGAATCATCATCAATAGCATTTTCTTTAACGACATGAGACGATTTTCGATCGAATAGAAAAAAAGCATCAAAATAATAGCACTAATATAAACGCTTAAATCCTGCATCTTATAGGCTAGATCAAATGGAATTTGCGGCATGAACCTCAACAGGACCTTTTCACCGTAAACTAATTGACCCATCAATAGCGTCAGGATATACAGACCACTATACAAATAAGTTTTGTCTTTCGTACGAAGGAAGAAAAAGCTGAGATGATACACCCCTAAAATAACGAGAATGATGACAGCAGCTAAATCGCTGCCAATCTGAATGCCATTCAGAGTCGTGATATCCTCCGGCAGTCCAAATTGGATGGAATTAATGATTCCACCTGTGATATACATGTAGTTGGCTACTTGAATCACGATCTCGATTTCCCGTGATTCGGTGTAAAAATACGTTGTGTAGGGTGTATTTCCTGGCGAGTGCGTTTCCAGGGTGGCTGCAGGATGACCACTGTTTCCCTCTACATTTCCATTGATAAACATCTGGTTAGACATACGGATATTACGGGTTTTTAGTCCGAGTATTTGGTTGGATTCCGGAACAATCACTCGTAATCGATACGTTCCGTAGCCTTTCCTGCTCATTCCGCTTCCATCGTCATTTTTTCCTTTCCAGGTGCCCGGAACAGACAAATATCCAAGATCCGAGCGCACTCCTTTACGGAAATCTTCTGGCTCTAGCAGCTTCCCTTCATAAAACTCCCATTCCCCATCCAGATTAGCCAGGCCTTGATCATGGAAGTTCCACTCTGATAAATCCAGCACACCATTCTTTGCATGCGGGGAGTTCTGAACGGGCACTGTTTTCACGTAAATGACGAAGAACGTCACAACGGACAGAAAAAAAATGAAGAGGATCCCGATGGTTTTGAGGTAATTCGCCCTGTTCACTGTCGCTTCCCCCTCCACCGACATCTGGCATTCATCATGCTACCACCTTATCCTCACAAATTACTCACAAGCTATTTTTCTCCGTCTTCGAAAAGATCGTATCACTTTTGGAAGAATTCGGGTACAAAGATCATACAGACAAGGAAATAGCCTAGACCCAAACCTTGCTTGAAAAAAAACAGCCGAGTGAACAATCTCACTGGGCTGCCTGATCAGATGTCCTCTCTCTTGCAAGGGGACGGACCTCGTTTTCGATTTTACTTGTGTGGAAACAGTGGTAGCTCCTGCAGAAACAGGATATCTGTGCGCTCAGCGGCATTTCCTTCTGCGAGGATCGCTGCTCTCGCCACGACGTTGCCACCCGCTTGAACGACCAAATCTTCGATGGCCTGCAACGATTTACCGGTACTGATTACATCATCGATAATCGCGACACGTTTTCCCGCGATTTCCTTGGCATCGGCCCCATCGAGGCACAAGACCTGTGCTTTTTGTGTCGTGATAGAAACCACTTCGTTCACCAACGGGGATTCCATGTAAGGCTTGATGCTTTTTCGTGCTACATAGTACTTTTTCAATTTCAGCAGACGGGCTACCTCATAGACGAGGGGAATTCCTTTTGCCTCCGCAGTAATCAGCACGTCCACTTCAGGAAGCTTCTCTACGAGAAGAGGTGCCGCTGCCGCAACCAGCTCTGCATCACCGAGAATGACAAAGCTAGCAATGCTCAGATCTTCCGCGATCGGCATGATTGGC is a window from the Brevibacillus choshinensis genome containing:
- a CDS encoding hybrid sensor histidine kinase/response regulator, which translates into the protein MNRANYLKTIGILFIFFLSVVTFFVIYVKTVPVQNSPHAKNGVLDLSEWNFHDQGLANLDGEWEFYEGKLLEPEDFRKGVRSDLGYLSVPGTWKGKNDDGSGMSRKGYGTYRLRVIVPESNQILGLKTRNIRMSNQMFINGNVEGNSGHPAATLETHSPGNTPYTTYFYTESREIEIVIQVANYMYITGGIINSIQFGLPEDITTLNGIQIGSDLAAVIILVILGVYHLSFFFLRTKDKTYLYSGLYILTLLMGQLVYGEKVLLRFMPQIPFDLAYKMQDLSVYISAIILMLFFYSIENRLMSLKKMLLMMIPLFVYILAILVLPYPVHSEYEYIYLVCMEIILFYILGRMLYLYNLSRRDPAKKKEMVLFIGASLCMLVVLTDGILYTENIVPTDLMGKTAVIGFITCLNLLLAVRFTSAYEKTEILSHQLSVSNQLKDEFLTYTSHEMKTPLHGIQNITAYLLEDEENPLSSEQQQNVWLIRDTSIKLSMLIHDLIDVTRLKHGELRLSTTTVDVKVVTQMVFDVLQFELVGKSVRLVNQIGSNVRVMADENRLRQIMYNLVHNAIKHTEAGTITVKARVAEKEVSIYVEDTGTGIASERHSSIFSYFDQSDTPLPQDGYTSMGVGLYISRKLIEQMDGQIQVDRSEVGKGTSMKFTLPRLEEAHMQQEKAVAGTIQQRIVEDSLPLDILNQPSHTIMIVDDEATNIQVLLHILKRHQYNVITAFSANEALLKMKEHPNVDLVILDVMMPEISGIELCKMLRVQNSIIDLPILFATVKDTPHDIALGYRAGANDYVTKPFDAETLIARIQTLIAMKTSIQEAIQNEYAFHQAQIKPHFLYNALSSVVSFCYTDGKKAAYLLSMLSQYLRYILEMDRTTLYVPLYREMELIEAYVEIEKARFEDGFDFFCHVDEECLNLHIPTLCIQPFIENAIRHGLFEKVGQGNVSLMIHKRDGCIEVIIEDDGVGIATDLLERMNKGEQKNGSIGILNIHKRLLSTPGSAMKIESEVGQGTRVYLSIPIRTEGMTEGERERRKMIV
- a CDS encoding phosphoribosyltransferase family protein, translated to MEKTYTLEVAGVTRELPIMPIAEDLSIASFVILGDAELVAAAAPLLVEKLPEVDVLITAEAKGIPLVYEVARLLKLKKYYVARKSIKPYMESPLVNEVVSITTQKAQVLCLDGADAKEIAGKRVAIIDDVISTGKSLQAIEDLVVQAGGNVVARAAILAEGNAAERTDILFLQELPLFPHK